A single genomic interval of Staphylococcus hyicus harbors:
- the sdaAA gene encoding L-serine ammonia-lyase, iron-sulfur-dependent, subunit alpha: MFKNVKELIAKCEAEDKAIYEIMMEQEMAVTGLSKEEVYAHMNKNLETMEHAVEEGINGVTSKTGLTGGDAVLMKRYIESGRSIAGETLLDAVSKAVATNEVNAAMGKICATPTAGSAGVVPGVLFALKDKLQLSRTDMLNFLLTSGAFGFVVANNASISGAAGGCQAEVGSAAAMAAAAVVEAAGGTPRQSAEGFAICMKNMLGLVCDPVAGLVEVPCVKRNAAGASNAIVSADMALAGIESRIPTDEVIDAMYRIGQTMPSALRETGRGGLAGTPTGQRLKQQIFGD, from the coding sequence ATGTTTAAAAATGTTAAAGAATTAATCGCGAAGTGCGAAGCAGAAGATAAAGCGATTTATGAAATCATGATGGAACAAGAAATGGCTGTCACAGGTCTGTCTAAAGAAGAAGTATATGCGCATATGAATAAAAATTTAGAAACCATGGAACATGCCGTTGAAGAAGGCATCAATGGTGTTACTTCTAAGACGGGGTTAACAGGCGGTGACGCTGTCTTAATGAAACGATACATTGAAAGTGGGCGTTCAATTGCAGGTGAGACGCTCCTCGATGCGGTTAGTAAAGCTGTCGCCACAAATGAAGTGAATGCTGCAATGGGCAAAATATGTGCAACGCCTACAGCGGGTTCAGCTGGTGTTGTTCCAGGTGTATTATTTGCTTTAAAAGATAAATTGCAACTTTCACGTACAGATATGTTAAACTTCTTATTAACATCAGGTGCGTTTGGTTTTGTTGTAGCGAATAATGCATCGATCTCTGGTGCAGCGGGTGGTTGTCAAGCAGAGGTGGGGTCAGCAGCAGCGATGGCTGCGGCTGCTGTTGTGGAAGCAGCAGGCGGCACACCGAGACAATCAGCAGAGGGGTTTGCAATTTGTATGAAAAATATGCTCGGCTTGGTTTGTGATCCTGTAGCAGGCCTTGTTGAAGTCCCTTGTGTTAAAAGAAATGCCGCAGGTGCGTCTAATGCGATTGTCTCAGCTGATATGGCTTTAGCAGGCATTGAATCACGTATTCCTACAGATGAAGTGATTGACGCGATGTATCGTATTGGTCAAACAATGCCATCAGCACTTCGTGAAACAGGACGCGGTGGGCTTGCAGGTACACCGACAGGTCAGCGTTTAAAACAACAAATTTTTGGTGATTAA
- the fakA gene encoding fatty acid kinase catalytic subunit FakA, with protein sequence MVTKINGDLFAEMIIQGAQNLSNNADMVDALNVYPVPDGDTGTNMNLSMTSGREEVQNNPSHHIGELGKTFSKGLLMGARGNSGVILSQIFRGFSKALESEKEIDAKGFVKSFEAGVNTAYKAVMKPVEGTILTVAKDAAHAATEKINDTDNCLEIMEHVYEAALKSLENTPNLLPVLKEVGVVDSGGKGLTLVYEGFLMAMKGEKIEKKAPSVDKEAFFNDEHDFHGVINTEDIVYGYCTEMMVRFLPGKAKFDETTFRDEMSQFGDSLLVISDDEIVKVHVHTETPGEVFTFGQKYGELIKVKAENMREQHREVLRKEAAKTTEAETQSNEPVETAIITISMGDGITKLFKSMGATHVISGGQTMNPSTEDIVKVIEQSGCKRAIILPNNKNIQMASQQAAEIVDVEAVVVPTKTIPQGITAMFNYDGTVDLKQNHDAMTNALEDVKSGSITYAVRDTKIDGITIEKDAFMGLVEDKIVVSDKDVNVTLQKTLEKMLDEDSEILTIIVGEEATEAQTEWIESFMESNFEDVEVEIQQGQQPIYPYFFSVE encoded by the coding sequence ATGGTTACGAAAATCAACGGCGATTTATTTGCCGAAATGATTATACAGGGAGCACAAAATTTATCTAATAATGCGGATATGGTGGATGCATTGAATGTATATCCAGTTCCAGATGGGGATACAGGAACGAATATGAATCTTTCAATGACATCTGGGAGAGAAGAAGTACAAAACAATCCTTCACACCACATCGGAGAATTAGGCAAAACGTTTTCTAAAGGGCTATTGATGGGCGCACGAGGTAACTCAGGTGTGATTCTATCACAAATCTTTAGAGGATTCTCGAAAGCGTTAGAAAGTGAAAAGGAAATTGATGCAAAAGGCTTTGTAAAAAGCTTTGAAGCTGGTGTGAATACAGCATATAAAGCAGTCATGAAACCTGTAGAAGGTACTATTTTAACAGTGGCAAAAGATGCGGCACATGCTGCTACTGAAAAAATCAATGACACTGACAATTGCTTAGAAATTATGGAACATGTGTATGAAGCAGCACTAAAATCACTTGAAAATACACCGAACTTACTTCCTGTCTTAAAGGAAGTCGGAGTTGTAGATAGTGGTGGTAAGGGCTTAACACTTGTGTATGAAGGTTTCTTAATGGCAATGAAAGGTGAAAAAATTGAAAAAAAAGCGCCTAGTGTCGATAAAGAAGCATTTTTTAATGACGAGCATGACTTTCACGGTGTAATCAATACGGAAGATATCGTGTATGGGTATTGTACTGAAATGATGGTACGCTTCTTACCGGGAAAAGCGAAATTCGATGAAACAACTTTTAGAGACGAAATGAGTCAATTTGGTGATTCATTACTCGTTATTAGTGATGATGAAATCGTTAAAGTTCACGTACATACTGAGACGCCAGGGGAAGTATTTACGTTCGGTCAGAAATATGGTGAATTAATTAAAGTAAAAGCCGAAAATATGCGTGAACAACATCGTGAAGTATTGCGCAAAGAAGCAGCGAAAACAACTGAAGCAGAAACCCAATCAAATGAACCTGTAGAGACAGCAATTATTACAATTTCTATGGGTGATGGCATTACTAAATTATTCAAATCGATGGGTGCCACGCATGTCATTAGCGGTGGTCAAACTATGAATCCATCTACTGAAGATATTGTTAAAGTTATTGAGCAAAGTGGTTGTAAGCGTGCAATCATCTTACCAAACAATAAAAATATCCAAATGGCAAGCCAACAAGCAGCTGAAATTGTAGATGTAGAAGCCGTAGTGGTACCGACAAAAACCATCCCTCAAGGAATAACAGCGATGTTCAACTATGACGGTACGGTCGATTTAAAACAAAACCATGACGCCATGACAAACGCGTTAGAAGATGTTAAGTCTGGATCTATAACGTATGCGGTGCGCGATACTAAAATCGATGGCATCACAATTGAAAAAGATGCGTTTATGGGACTTGTTGAAGATAAAATTGTCGTTAGTGACAAAGATGTTAACGTGACGTTACAAAAAACATTAGAAAAAATGTTAGATGAGGATAGTGAAATTTTAACGATTATTGTTGGTGAAGAAGCAACTGAAGCACAAACAGAATGGATTGAATCCTTTATGGAATCTAATTTTGAAGATGTAGAAGTTGAAATTCAACAAGGTCAACAACCGATTTATCCTTATTTTTTCTCAGTTGAATAA
- the recG gene encoding ATP-dependent DNA helicase RecG produces the protein MTKVNLIENPYELKDIKGLGPKRLQILNEMNIWSIQDLILHLPTRYENNALIDLNEAENEAIVTVQGEVYSSPTVAFFGRNKSKLTVHVMINGIAVKVVYFNQPYLKKNIQLHQTVIIKGKWLKHKQEINGTKMMFDLTQHEDAQFTPIYRVKEGLKQKPLKEMIQKTLNDVTIHEWLPIELRQKYKLETLKETLYALHHARDKQSLMKARRTFAFTEFFMFELRMQWLNRLEKTSDQAVEVTYDINEVKRFINELPFELTEGQKSSVNEIFRDLKAPIRMHRLLQGDVGSGKTVVAAICMYALKTANYQSALMVPTEILAEQHAESLAQLFGDKMNVALLTGSVKGKKRQLLLEQLAQGEIDCIIGTHALIQEDVMFHNIGLVITDEQHRFGVEQRQKLREKGALSNVLFMTATPIPRTLAISVFGEMDVSSIKHLPQGRKPIETHWVKHDAYEQVLNQLNDEVKKGRQAYVISPLIESSEHLDDVQNVLALYDRLKVQLPDVRIGILHGKMTSDEKDHVMHQFSSHAIDVLVATTVVEVGVNVPNATFMVIYDADRFGLSTLHQLRGRVGRSDYQSYCVLIASPKTETGIERMQIMTQTTDGFELSERDLEMRGPGDFFGVKQSGLPDFLVGNIVEDYRMLEVARDEAAELIQSGAFFTEVYAKLRHFIEDNMLQQSFD, from the coding sequence ATGACAAAAGTAAACCTCATTGAAAATCCTTATGAATTAAAGGACATCAAAGGTTTGGGACCGAAACGTTTGCAAATTTTAAATGAAATGAATATTTGGAGTATCCAAGATTTAATCCTTCATCTGCCTACGCGTTATGAGAATAATGCGCTTATAGATCTTAATGAAGCGGAAAATGAAGCCATAGTGACAGTGCAAGGTGAGGTGTATTCCTCACCAACTGTCGCTTTTTTTGGACGGAATAAATCTAAACTCACTGTGCATGTCATGATTAATGGTATTGCTGTTAAAGTTGTCTATTTCAATCAACCTTATTTAAAGAAAAACATTCAATTACATCAAACAGTCATCATTAAAGGTAAGTGGTTAAAGCATAAACAAGAGATTAATGGGACTAAAATGATGTTTGATTTAACGCAACATGAAGATGCACAATTCACCCCTATCTACCGTGTGAAAGAAGGTTTAAAGCAAAAGCCGCTCAAAGAAATGATTCAAAAAACGTTAAACGACGTGACCATACACGAATGGTTGCCAATCGAGTTGCGGCAAAAATACAAATTAGAAACTTTAAAAGAGACACTTTATGCTTTACATCATGCTAGAGATAAACAATCATTAATGAAAGCGCGTCGGACATTTGCGTTTACAGAGTTTTTTATGTTTGAATTGCGCATGCAATGGTTAAATCGTCTTGAAAAAACTTCAGATCAAGCTGTAGAAGTTACATATGATATCAACGAAGTAAAACGTTTTATTAATGAATTGCCATTTGAATTAACAGAAGGCCAAAAATCAAGTGTAAATGAAATTTTTAGAGATCTGAAAGCTCCCATTCGCATGCATCGATTACTGCAAGGAGATGTAGGATCTGGTAAAACAGTCGTTGCCGCAATATGTATGTATGCGTTAAAAACAGCGAACTATCAATCTGCGCTGATGGTACCTACAGAAATACTTGCCGAACAACATGCAGAAAGTTTAGCACAATTGTTTGGTGACAAAATGAATGTTGCATTATTAACAGGTTCTGTAAAAGGTAAGAAGAGACAATTATTACTTGAACAATTGGCACAAGGTGAGATTGATTGTATTATTGGTACACACGCGTTGATTCAAGAGGATGTGATGTTTCATAACATTGGTCTCGTTATTACTGACGAACAGCATCGTTTTGGTGTGGAACAACGTCAAAAATTACGTGAAAAAGGGGCGTTAAGTAACGTTCTTTTTATGACAGCTACACCGATACCAAGAACATTAGCGATATCTGTTTTTGGAGAAATGGATGTGTCTTCTATTAAACACTTACCTCAAGGGCGAAAACCAATCGAAACACATTGGGTAAAGCATGATGCTTATGAACAAGTTTTAAACCAACTTAATGATGAAGTGAAAAAAGGACGTCAAGCATACGTCATTTCACCGCTCATTGAAAGTTCCGAACATCTTGATGATGTGCAAAATGTGCTCGCATTGTATGACCGCTTAAAAGTACAACTACCGGATGTACGTATTGGCATTTTACATGGGAAAATGACTTCAGATGAAAAAGATCACGTGATGCATCAGTTTAGCTCGCATGCGATAGATGTTCTTGTAGCGACCACGGTGGTTGAAGTAGGCGTGAATGTACCAAACGCTACATTTATGGTAATCTATGACGCTGATCGCTTTGGGCTTTCGACGCTACATCAATTACGTGGTCGTGTTGGACGAAGTGATTACCAAAGTTATTGTGTATTGATTGCATCTCCTAAAACAGAAACAGGTATTGAACGAATGCAAATTATGACGCAAACAACAGATGGATTTGAGTTAAGTGAACGGGATTTAGAAATGCGAGGTCCTGGTGACTTTTTTGGAGTCAAACAAAGCGGGCTTCCAGATTTTCTTGTTGGTAATATTGTAGAAGATTACCGAATGTTGGAAGTCGCGCGCGATGAAGCGGCAGAGCTGATACAAAGTGGCGCTTTTTTTACAGAAGTATATGCGAAACTACGTCATTTTATCGAAGACAACATGTTGCAACAAAGTTTTGACTAA
- the rpmB gene encoding 50S ribosomal protein L28, with protein sequence MGKQCFVTGRKASTGNHRSHALNSTKRRWNANLQKVRILVDGKPKKVWVSARALKSGKVTRV encoded by the coding sequence ATGGGTAAACAATGTTTCGTAACAGGCCGTAAAGCGTCAACGGGTAACCACCGTTCTCACGCATTAAACTCAACTAAACGTCGTTGGAATGCTAACTTACAAAAAGTTAGAATTTTAGTTGATGGTAAACCTAAAAAAGTTTGGGTTTCAGCTCGTGCTTTAAAATCTGGTAAAGTTACTCGCGTGTAA
- the rpe gene encoding ribulose-phosphate 3-epimerase, which produces MTKIFPSLLSADFMNLETEIDKLTEAGVDGLHFDVMDGQFVPNISIGFPILEALRSKTTLPIDVHLMIANPEQYIDDFCEKGADKVSVHIETTPHIHRAIQKIKAHGKEAGVVINPGTPVSQLFSILHDVDFVLVMSVNPGFGGQAFIPQSVDKIKALNDYRKKHHLSFKIEVDGGVNNHTAKSVIEAGADWLVAGSYFFKFEAYDSALKHLKCEG; this is translated from the coding sequence ATGACAAAAATTTTTCCTTCTTTACTATCAGCAGATTTTATGAATCTTGAAACAGAAATTGACAAACTTACAGAAGCAGGTGTAGATGGTTTACATTTTGATGTTATGGATGGTCAATTTGTTCCTAACATCTCTATAGGATTTCCAATTTTAGAAGCTTTAAGATCTAAAACCACCTTACCTATAGATGTCCACCTTATGATTGCAAATCCCGAACAGTATATTGACGACTTTTGCGAGAAAGGTGCGGATAAAGTATCAGTTCATATTGAAACGACCCCTCACATCCATAGAGCGATACAAAAGATTAAAGCGCACGGGAAGGAAGCTGGGGTTGTCATCAATCCAGGGACGCCTGTATCACAATTATTCAGTATCTTACATGACGTAGACTTTGTACTCGTGATGTCTGTGAATCCAGGTTTCGGTGGTCAAGCATTCATTCCACAAAGTGTAGACAAAATTAAGGCGTTAAATGACTATAGAAAAAAACATCATCTCAGTTTTAAAATTGAAGTTGACGGTGGCGTTAACAATCATACAGCAAAATCAGTCATCGAAGCAGGGGCGGATTGGCTTGTGGCAGGGTCGTACTTTTTTAAATTCGAAGCGTACGATTCAGCTTTAAAACATTTAAAATGTGAGGGATAA
- a CDS encoding thiamine diphosphokinase: protein MKKRIHLLCSKRNIPNRLLEKKCDEDWVGVDRGTFELLQANIQPVYAVGDFDSVTEHERRFIEARMAIEIMPKEKDLTDLAYAVQKAIDMGYKKIKIYGATGGRLDHFMGAMQILKNVDFKDKKIQLIDKQNIIELLTPGKYKKRRKSQYTYVSFVPATDNATLTLKGFKYTLEHQYLEQGSTLTISNEFKDRYADIIVHEGLIYQIRSKD, encoded by the coding sequence ATGAAAAAACGAATTCATTTGTTATGCAGTAAGCGCAATATACCAAATCGATTGTTGGAGAAAAAGTGCGATGAAGATTGGGTGGGTGTCGATCGAGGCACGTTTGAATTATTGCAAGCAAATATTCAACCTGTATATGCTGTAGGTGATTTCGATTCTGTTACAGAACATGAACGCCGCTTTATTGAAGCACGTATGGCTATTGAGATCATGCCGAAAGAAAAAGATTTAACTGATCTCGCATACGCCGTTCAAAAAGCGATTGACATGGGATACAAAAAAATTAAAATTTACGGTGCAACAGGTGGTCGATTAGATCATTTTATGGGAGCAATGCAAATTTTAAAAAATGTTGATTTTAAAGACAAAAAAATTCAACTTATTGATAAACAGAACATCATAGAGTTATTAACACCGGGCAAATATAAAAAAAGACGTAAAAGTCAATACACGTATGTATCTTTTGTCCCAGCGACTGATAATGCTACATTAACGTTAAAAGGGTTTAAATACACACTTGAACATCAATATTTAGAACAAGGGTCTACATTAACAATCTCAAATGAATTTAAGGACAGATATGCGGATATCATCGTTCATGAGGGTCTAATTTATCAAATCCGTAGTAAAGACTAA
- the sdaAB gene encoding L-serine ammonia-lyase, iron-sulfur-dependent subunit beta, with protein MKYKSVFDIIGPTMVGPSSSHTAGAVRIGLVARDLFGKQPQQADIYLYGSFMETYRGHGTDVALVGGLLGYDTDDSRIETSLETAKAQGMRVNFIEMAEERAHPNTAIIDMIDGDQHISVEGVSIGGGKIEIVAINGFKLAISGNYPTLLVFHQDTFGTIGKVANIIGDHSINVGSMQVARKEKGDQALMTCELDEDINEVILNEIRQVPGVVTVSLMGDA; from the coding sequence ATGAAATATAAAAGTGTTTTTGACATTATAGGCCCGACGATGGTAGGCCCATCGTCTTCTCATACAGCTGGTGCAGTGCGCATTGGTCTTGTTGCTAGAGATTTATTTGGCAAGCAACCACAACAAGCAGATATTTACTTATACGGCTCATTTATGGAAACATATCGCGGGCATGGTACAGATGTAGCATTAGTTGGTGGACTTTTAGGTTATGACACCGATGATAGTCGTATTGAAACTAGTCTAGAAACAGCAAAAGCGCAAGGGATGCGTGTTAATTTTATCGAAATGGCAGAAGAACGTGCGCACCCTAATACCGCGATTATTGATATGATTGATGGTGATCAACATATTTCTGTTGAAGGTGTCTCAATCGGTGGTGGCAAAATTGAAATCGTCGCAATAAACGGATTTAAATTAGCGATAAGTGGTAACTATCCAACGCTACTCGTCTTTCATCAAGATACCTTTGGTACGATTGGTAAAGTGGCAAACATAATCGGAGATCACAGTATTAACGTGGGCAGTATGCAAGTGGCGCGTAAAGAAAAAGGTGACCAGGCGCTGATGACATGTGAACTTGATGAAGATATAAATGAAGTGATACTAAATGAGATTCGTCAAGTTCCAGGTGTGGTTACAGTCTCCTTAATGGGTGATGCGTAG
- the rsgA gene encoding ribosome small subunit-dependent GTPase A: MKTGRIIRSISGVYRVNVDGQLYDAKPRGLFRKKQISPIVGDIVDIDDETHASGYIHHIHPRKNELKRPPVSNIDLLVIVMSAVAPNFSTQLLDRFLVIGHSYGLTPRIVVTKKDLATPDEVHKVNALLEVYKKIGYATQFVGKDDIAEDIFNEWEPGLAVLSGQSGVGKSTLLNKYKPSFNIETNEISTSLNRGKHTTRHVELYPRHNGFIADTPGFSALDFDHIDKDTLRDNFIEISQYGASCKFRDCYHTNEPKCYVKKMVEEGHIEPFRYEHYVQLLHEISNRKVKY; this comes from the coding sequence GTGAAAACAGGTCGAATTATAAGGTCGATAAGTGGCGTTTACAGAGTGAATGTAGATGGTCAATTATACGATGCCAAGCCGAGAGGTTTATTTAGAAAAAAACAAATATCACCTATCGTTGGTGATATCGTTGATATAGATGATGAAACTCATGCGTCAGGTTATATTCATCATATACATCCAAGAAAAAATGAATTAAAACGTCCACCTGTAAGTAATATTGATTTACTCGTTATTGTCATGAGTGCGGTAGCGCCTAATTTCTCTACCCAATTACTTGATCGTTTTCTTGTGATAGGTCATTCTTATGGCTTAACCCCTCGTATCGTTGTAACGAAAAAAGATTTAGCTACTCCAGATGAGGTACATAAAGTGAATGCGCTTTTAGAAGTGTATAAGAAGATTGGCTATGCAACGCAATTTGTCGGTAAAGACGATATCGCAGAAGACATCTTTAACGAATGGGAGCCAGGATTAGCGGTTCTTAGTGGTCAATCAGGTGTAGGAAAATCCACTTTATTAAATAAATACAAACCTTCATTTAACATTGAAACGAATGAAATTTCTACCTCACTCAATCGAGGAAAGCATACGACAAGACATGTGGAATTATACCCACGTCATAATGGTTTCATTGCAGATACACCTGGGTTTAGTGCATTAGACTTTGACCATATAGACAAAGATACATTAAGAGATAATTTCATTGAAATTAGTCAATATGGGGCGTCCTGTAAATTTAGAGATTGCTATCATACAAATGAACCCAAATGTTACGTGAAAAAGATGGTGGAGGAAGGTCACATAGAACCATTCAGATATGAACATTATGTACAATTACTCCATGAAATTTCTAATCGAAAGGTGAAATACTAA
- a CDS encoding Asp23/Gls24 family envelope stress response protein codes for MSLEITNDYGSIDISNEVIASVVGGKAVECYGIVGMASRQQVRDGLAEILGHENYAKGIVVKENNGILDVDMYIIVSYGVKISEVAQNVQATVKYTLEHTLKLKVNSVNIFVQGVRFNNDGNDK; via the coding sequence ATGTCATTAGAAATTACAAACGATTACGGCAGCATAGATATTTCAAACGAGGTCATTGCATCAGTTGTAGGTGGCAAAGCAGTCGAATGCTATGGCATCGTCGGAATGGCTTCACGTCAACAAGTTCGTGATGGATTAGCGGAAATTTTAGGTCATGAAAACTACGCAAAAGGTATCGTAGTAAAAGAAAATAACGGTATTTTGGATGTAGATATGTATATTATAGTCAGCTACGGTGTGAAAATTTCTGAAGTTGCACAAAATGTACAAGCTACCGTGAAGTATACACTTGAACATACACTAAAACTAAAAGTGAATTCAGTAAATATTTTTGTACAGGGCGTGCGTTTTAATAACGACGGTAATGACAAATAG
- a CDS encoding cytochrome P450: protein MAKKLPKDSGLDNTFKVLKEAYTYVPCRLEKFNTKAFQTKAMGMKPIVVISGKEAAELFYNNDVMQREKTLPKRVVNTLFGKGAIHTTKGKVHVDRKALFMSLMTEENLKYLRELARNHWFVHTEHMQTQDEVNIYKESIYVLTKIGFRWAGIRQTAEEAERNAKDMDVMIDSFKGLGQTLGSGYRKAKKARARVEQFLEDQIVAVRNGEIKAEPGTALYEFAHWEDYKGNQMDARLCAVDLMNVVRPLAAVNRFVSYAVKAMIEYDQERLKLQVTDDPNYAYKFAQEVRRIFPFVPFLPGKFKKTVEFDGYRIKKGTFTLLDVFGTTHDPDLFENPYQFNPDRFDNWDGSPFDLIPQGGGDFYTNHRCAGEWMTIIVMEETIKYFANKIDFDAPAQDLSVKLDQFPGKVTSGTLIKNVRPRLQ from the coding sequence GTGGCAAAAAAACTACCAAAAGATTCAGGACTGGATAACACATTTAAAGTTTTAAAAGAGGCATATACATATGTACCATGCCGCTTGGAAAAATTTAATACTAAAGCATTTCAAACAAAAGCTATGGGCATGAAACCAATTGTTGTAATTAGTGGGAAAGAGGCTGCAGAGTTATTCTATAATAATGACGTAATGCAACGTGAAAAAACATTGCCTAAACGTGTTGTAAATACACTTTTTGGTAAAGGTGCGATTCACACAACTAAAGGCAAAGTTCATGTGGATCGGAAAGCATTATTTATGTCGTTAATGACTGAAGAAAATTTAAAATATTTACGTGAACTCGCACGTAATCATTGGTTTGTACACACAGAGCATATGCAAACTCAAGATGAAGTGAATATTTATAAAGAATCAATTTATGTTTTAACAAAGATTGGTTTTAGATGGGCGGGCATTCGTCAAACAGCCGAAGAAGCTGAACGTAATGCGAAAGACATGGATGTCATGATTGATTCATTCAAAGGGCTTGGTCAAACACTTGGTAGCGGCTATCGCAAAGCCAAAAAAGCGCGCGCACGAGTTGAACAATTTTTAGAAGATCAAATAGTTGCTGTCCGTAATGGTGAAATTAAAGCTGAACCAGGCACAGCCCTATACGAATTTGCACATTGGGAAGATTATAAAGGAAATCAAATGGACGCGCGATTATGTGCTGTTGACTTAATGAATGTGGTACGTCCACTTGCAGCAGTGAATCGTTTTGTAAGTTATGCCGTGAAAGCTATGATTGAGTATGATCAAGAACGCTTGAAACTGCAAGTAACAGATGACCCTAATTATGCCTATAAATTTGCACAAGAGGTACGCCGAATTTTTCCATTTGTGCCGTTTCTACCAGGTAAATTTAAGAAAACAGTTGAATTTGATGGTTATCGCATTAAAAAAGGTACATTCACATTGTTAGATGTTTTTGGCACAACGCATGATCCAGATTTATTTGAAAACCCTTATCAATTCAACCCAGATCGATTTGACAATTGGGATGGTAGCCCATTTGATTTAATCCCACAAGGTGGGGGGGATTTCTACACAAACCATCGTTGCGCAGGAGAATGGATGACGATTATTGTGATGGAAGAAACAATAAAATATTTTGCTAATAAAATTGATTTTGATGCGCCAGCGCAGGATTTATCAGTAAAATTAGATCAATTCCCAGGTAAAGTGACAAGCGGTACACTCATTAAAAATGTACGTCCGCGACTTCAATAA